From one Borrelia duttonii Ly genomic stretch:
- a CDS encoding variable large family protein, protein MNIEKKGEGKVRVVILMMMMVMMMGCNSGGNDPEKVFLSEMVNLGKGFLDVFVSFGDMITGTLGIKADTKKSEIGGYFTKIAETMKEVRGKLGKILEKNGHYAKVKEKVGEFITTIDKIEEGAKTAAGGISGDDKISAASAAGQDAAPADKDSVNFLVNGIKTIVAVVLRANEGDATATKTADTEKKSVGKLFSGTNAADGTDAHAAAASASIGAVSGADILQAIAKSANAADNEIQIVNAKNAAEIAAAKKENAGTEFNVDDVKKDAVIAAGIALRAMSKGGKFAAKNEDKSAHAVNGVAASAVTKVLNTLIISIRNTVDSGLKEVNEVLATIKQEDKASANVAASGQQ, encoded by the coding sequence ATGAATATAGAGAAAAAAGGAGAGGGGAAAGTAAGAGTAGTGATATTAATGATGATGATGGTGATGATGATGGGATGTAATAGTGGAGGTAATGATCCAGAGAAAGTATTTTTGAGTGAGATGGTAAATTTAGGGAAAGGGTTTTTAGATGTTTTTGTAAGTTTTGGCGATATGATTACAGGGACATTGGGGATAAAGGCTGATACAAAGAAAAGTGAGATTGGTGGATATTTTACTAAGATAGCAGAGACAATGAAGGAAGTTAGAGGGAAATTAGGGAAGATTTTAGAAAAGAATGGGCATTATGCAAAGGTAAAAGAGAAGGTTGGTGAATTTATCACAACTATTGATAAGATTGAAGAAGGAGCAAAAACTGCGGCTGGGGGTATTAGTGGTGATGATAAAATTAGTGCTGCATCTGCTGCTGGACAAGACGCTGCTCCTGCTGACAAAGATTCAGTTAATTTTCTTGTTAATGGAATTAAAACTATAGTTGCTGTTGTTTTAAGAGCAAATGAGGGAGATGCTACTGCTACAAAAACAGCGGATACAGAGAAAAAATCAGTTGGGAAATTGTTTAGTGGTACTAATGCTGCTGATGGAACAGATGCACATGCAGCGGCAGCAAGTGCGTCAATAGGAGCAGTAAGTGGAGCTGATATATTGCAAGCTATTGCTAAATCTGCTAATGCTGCTGATAATGAAATTCAGATTGTTAATGCAAAGAATGCTGCTGAAATTGCTGCTGCTAAGAAAGAAAATGCTGGTACTGAATTTAATGTTGATGATGTTAAAAAAGATGCAGTAATAGCTGCAGGAATAGCTTTAAGAGCAATGTCAAAGGGAGGTAAATTTGCTGCTAAGAATGAAGATAAATCTGCACATGCAGTCAATGGTGTAGCAGCAAGTGCTGTAACTAAAGTATTAAATACGCTAATAATATCAATAAGAAATACTGTTGATAGTGGTTTAAAGGAGGTAAATGAAGTACTGGCTACAATTAAACAAGAAGATAAGGCATCAGCAAACGTGGCAGCTAGTGGACAACAATAA
- a CDS encoding variable large family protein, with protein MNIEKKGEGKVRVILLMMMMVMMGCNSGGVKGEGTGGGDGRGLSGAMMEVGRSAENAFYAFIELMSDALGLKVTKDTKKNAVGEYFNGLSGKLEKASDELEKVASKATSGVDKSDESKNAIRVAVDAAKEVLSSLKIHLESLGQVGDANLVGWTASNSAGTKAEESVLKKVLKALQGIVNIAKTEGVPEPKAENTAVKVNNLDNKNGAKILATDNAPGATDSDKAALIVSSVSGENILASIIKSQEGHAKALSDNADENTTPLEFAVGGTSAHLSTADTPRSAAVAGGIALRSLVKDGKLASNNNDNDKAVQAVGITAVNKLLVSVEDMIKKTVKNVLEKVKKGVDEARKPKNPVSQ; from the coding sequence ATGAATATAGAGAAAAAAGGAGAGGGGAAAGTAAGAGTAATATTATTGATGATGATGATGGTGATGATGGGATGTAATAGTGGAGGAGTGAAAGGAGAAGGGACAGGAGGAGGAGACGGGAGAGGATTAAGTGGGGCAATGATGGAAGTAGGGAGAAGTGCAGAGAATGCATTTTATGCATTTATAGAGTTAATGTCAGATGCATTGGGATTGAAAGTTACTAAAGATACAAAAAAAAATGCTGTAGGAGAATATTTTAACGGTTTAAGTGGTAAACTTGAAAAAGCATCAGACGAATTAGAAAAAGTAGCAAGCAAAGCAACATCAGGTGTTGATAAAAGCGATGAATCAAAGAATGCAATTAGAGTTGCAGTTGATGCAGCCAAGGAGGTTTTAAGTTCATTAAAAATTCATTTAGAATCTTTAGGTCAAGTAGGTGATGCTAATCTAGTAGGGTGGACAGCTAGTAATTCTGCAGGAACTAAAGCAGAAGAGAGTGTCTTGAAGAAAGTTCTTAAAGCACTGCAAGGAATAGTGAATATAGCTAAAACAGAAGGTGTTCCAGAGCCAAAAGCAGAAAACACAGCAGTAAAAGTAAATAATTTAGATAATAAGAATGGAGCTAAAATATTAGCTACGGATAATGCACCAGGTGCAACAGATTCAGATAAAGCTGCGTTGATAGTGTCATCAGTGAGTGGAGAGAATATTTTAGCATCAATAATTAAGTCACAGGAAGGACATGCTAAAGCATTATCAGATAATGCAGATGAAAATACGACCCCATTGGAATTTGCAGTAGGAGGCACATCTGCTCATTTATCAACTGCTGATACACCAAGATCAGCAGCAGTGGCAGGAGGTATAGCATTACGTTCTTTAGTTAAGGATGGAAAACTAGCTTCAAATAATAATGACAATGACAAAGCAGTGCAAGCAGTAGGAATAACAGCAGTAAATAAATTATTAGTGTCGGTAGAAGATATGATAAAAAAGACAGTAAAGAATGTGTTAGAAAAAGTAAAGAAAGGGGTAGATGAGGCAAGAAAACCAAAAAATCCAGTTAGCCAGTAA
- a CDS encoding variable large family protein, which yields MMVMMMGCNSGGKDPEKVFLSEMVNLGKGFLDVFVSFGDMITGTLGIKAETKKSEIGKYFSDIEKTMSSVKSKLNVVVAENGDYPKVKEVVEQFINGILDKVAEGAKEAASGIKDASGNLGDIEKAADASKGAEATSVINLVKGIKTIVDVVLKPNEGDGLKDVTKSLDDDKKKIGKLFGDKTGSGAEEKHIAAASASIGAVSGVDILQAIAKSSGNVAVGKASAAKDAAGLAMANGDSTETTDLDAAVKKDAVMSAGIALRAMAKNGKFIVKDDAANKTEAEGAKGVSSNAVSKVLSTLTIAIRNRVDEGLKEINKVLGEIKQGEDSESKAN from the coding sequence ATGATGGTGATGATGATGGGATGTAATAGTGGTGGTAAGGATCCGGAGAAAGTATTTTTGAGTGAGATGGTAAATTTAGGGAAAGGATTTTTAGATGTATTTGTGAGTTTTGGCGATATGATTACAGGGACATTGGGGATAAAGGCGGAAACGAAGAAAAGTGAAATAGGGAAGTATTTTAGCGATATTGAGAAGACTATGAGTTCAGTAAAAAGTAAATTAAACGTTGTAGTGGCAGAGAATGGTGACTATCCAAAAGTGAAAGAAGTAGTTGAGCAGTTTATTAATGGTATATTGGATAAAGTAGCAGAAGGAGCAAAGGAAGCAGCTAGTGGTATTAAAGATGCTAGTGGTAATTTAGGAGATATAGAAAAAGCTGCTGATGCTAGTAAAGGGGCAGAAGCAACTAGTGTAATAAATTTAGTTAAGGGAATAAAGACTATAGTAGATGTAGTGTTAAAACCAAACGAGGGTGATGGACTAAAAGATGTAACTAAATCTCTTGATGACGATAAGAAAAAAATAGGTAAACTATTTGGTGATAAGACTGGCAGTGGAGCAGAAGAGAAACATATAGCAGCGGCAAGTGCATCTATAGGAGCAGTGAGTGGCGTTGATATTCTTCAAGCTATAGCTAAGTCTAGTGGTAATGTGGCTGTTGGGAAGGCAAGTGCAGCAAAAGATGCAGCGGGACTTGCAATGGCTAATGGTGATTCCACTGAAACTACTGATTTAGATGCAGCAGTAAAGAAAGACGCAGTAATGTCAGCTGGTATAGCATTAAGAGCAATGGCAAAGAATGGTAAGTTTATTGTAAAAGATGATGCTGCTAATAAAACAGAAGCAGAAGGAGCTAAGGGTGTATCATCTAATGCTGTTAGCAAGGTATTGTCTACTTTAACAATAGCAATAAGGAATAGAGTGGATGAAGGATTAAAAGAGATAAATAAGGTATTAGGAGAGATTAAGCAAGGAGAGGATTCTGAGTCTAAGGCTAATTAA
- a CDS encoding variable large family protein, translated as MVMMIVMGCNSGGVKGEGTGGGGGRGLSRAMMEVGRSAERAFYAFIELVADTLGFKVTQDTKRSDVAGYFDSLGGKLGEASEELEKVAKKAMIGVDKSDESKNPIRIAVDTAKEILSSLKTHLESLKGIGDDNKVVGVTSQQDGVAVNADALKIVYKALKGIVETAKAQQVKELNLSSVTLSQASLGVASPENGTKVLATGAAGAAVGDKAVLIVSAVSGEGMLESIVKSKDTDVKALGAAAVADTTPLEFAVGGTADNVANANAKAASVAGGIALRSLVKGGKLASHSTNNDEKAVQSAGITAVNKLLVAVEDIIKKTVKNVLEKVKAEVDKARDPKAVGQQ; from the coding sequence ATGGTGATGATGATAGTGATGGGATGTAATAGTGGAGGAGTAAAAGGGGAAGGAACAGGAGGAGGTGGTGGGAGAGGATTAAGTAGAGCAATGATGGAAGTAGGGAGGAGTGCAGAGAGGGCATTTTATGCATTTATAGAGTTAGTGGCAGATACATTGGGATTTAAAGTGACTCAAGATACGAAGAGAAGTGATGTAGCAGGTTATTTTGATAGTTTAGGAGGTAAACTTGGAGAAGCATCAGAGGAATTAGAAAAAGTGGCTAAAAAAGCAATGATAGGTGTTGATAAAAGCGATGAATCAAAAAATCCAATTAGAATTGCAGTTGATACAGCTAAGGAAATTTTAAGTTCATTGAAAACCCATTTAGAATCATTAAAGGGAATAGGTGATGATAACAAAGTTGTTGGGGTGACCTCTCAACAAGACGGGGTGGCAGTAAATGCGGATGCATTAAAGATAGTGTATAAAGCATTGAAAGGAATAGTTGAGACAGCTAAGGCACAACAAGTTAAAGAACTAAATTTGAGTAGTGTGACATTGTCCCAAGCATCATTAGGAGTAGCTAGTCCGGAAAATGGAACCAAGGTGTTAGCTACAGGTGCTGCAGGAGCGGCAGTGGGAGATAAAGCAGTATTAATAGTATCAGCGGTGAGTGGTGAAGGAATGTTAGAATCAATAGTAAAATCAAAAGACACTGATGTTAAAGCACTAGGAGCAGCAGCAGTGGCGGATACAACACCATTGGAATTTGCAGTAGGAGGAACAGCAGATAATGTGGCTAATGCTAATGCAAAAGCAGCATCAGTAGCAGGAGGAATAGCATTGCGTTCATTGGTTAAAGGAGGTAAATTAGCTTCACATAGTACGAATAACGATGAAAAGGCAGTACAATCAGCAGGAATAACAGCAGTAAATAAACTATTAGTAGCAGTAGAAGATATAATAAAAAAGACAGTTAAGAATGTACTTGAGAAAGTAAAGGCAGAAGTAGATAAGGCAAGAGATCCAAAAGCAGTGGGTCAGCAGTAA
- a CDS encoding plasmid maintenance protein — MKNMKKTTNKHQHKLIVLISTLNYVNVKLKKYNQSDILYYFNNNLENNQQKKVTLKTLQSYLYKLEKEFQVTSNYYKHLGENRGTEIHYKLKHHKKVCHYKINKYFKEKKEERFQKRANSYHTKSCNNNGNVEKWESIYNYNNKEEEKKEREQKQLEKYAKKCKFKDDKYLSILNLETTKEIKIKKLIELKKEENKRKKEQNKSRKLVEKQRELEETLAAKKEDLAKEGYDKKQLEIEMQKAYEKYKDKPHFIIESSKYRDLGQMVKRIKRTVECKKKEKKEDLQQIKDNIFSILLDQLRDKIEVKVLASMLKNYLNKQNDLKYSKVFNNHYYYELLTIIKEKDYLGVGKYKKIVD, encoded by the coding sequence ATGAAGAACATGAAAAAAACTACAAATAAACACCAACATAAATTAATTGTTTTAATATCAACATTAAATTATGTAAATGTCAAACTTAAAAAATATAATCAAAGCGATATACTCTATTACTTTAATAACAACTTAGAAAATAACCAACAAAAGAAAGTTACACTCAAAACACTACAAAGTTATTTGTACAAACTAGAAAAAGAATTTCAAGTAACTAGTAACTACTACAAACATTTAGGAGAAAATCGTGGAACAGAAATCCATTACAAACTTAAACATCATAAAAAAGTATGTCATTACAAAATCAATAAATATTTTAAAGAAAAAAAAGAAGAAAGATTTCAAAAACGTGCTAACTCATATCATACAAAGTCATGTAATAATAATGGGAATGTAGAAAAATGGGAATCTATATATAATTATAATAATAAAGAAGAAGAAAAAAAAGAAAGAGAACAAAAACAGTTAGAAAAATATGCAAAAAAGTGCAAATTCAAAGACGATAAATATCTCTCGATTTTAAACTTAGAAACAACAAAAGAAATTAAAATAAAAAAATTGATAGAGCTAAAGAAAGAAGAAAATAAAAGAAAAAAGGAACAAAATAAGAGCAGGAAATTAGTAGAAAAACAAAGGGAATTAGAAGAAACACTAGCAGCAAAAAAGGAAGACTTAGCAAAGGAAGGATATGACAAAAAACAACTGGAGATAGAAATGCAAAAAGCATATGAAAAATACAAAGATAAGCCGCACTTTATTATAGAGAGTAGTAAATATAGGGATTTAGGACAGATGGTAAAAAGGATTAAGAGAACGGTTGAATGTAAGAAAAAAGAAAAAAAAGAAGACCTCCAGCAGATTAAAGATAATATATTTAGTATACTGCTAGATCAGTTAAGGGATAAAATAGAGGTTAAAGTTTTAGCATCAATGTTAAAAAATTATTTAAATAAACAGAATGATTTAAAGTATAGCAAGGTATTTAATAATCATTATTACTATGAACTTTTAACAATAATAAAAGAAAAAGATTATTTAGGGGTAGGAAAGTATAAAAAGATTGTTGATTGA
- a CDS encoding DUF226 domain-containing protein → MNSALERLKAKKADIKQIEKKRIFIRVENIQDRKIYHTKIMNDLYVFGVNKNQKHKFFISFRGLFDREKINEFNLFSLREDDKFLGIFYGYRKPIQNIITRYEENGIMKAYTFSKVCYIEFRFHKGSVFCYIKGIAKLLKKEKLETQYGKFLLELIISLEKQVYEFYNKKLPSGGIITRWIEKKMK, encoded by the coding sequence ATGAATAGTGCATTAGAACGTCTTAAAGCTAAAAAAGCAGATATTAAGCAAATAGAAAAAAAGCGTATATTTATAAGAGTAGAGAATATACAAGATAGAAAAATATATCATACTAAGATAATGAATGATTTATATGTATTTGGTGTTAATAAGAACCAAAAACATAAATTTTTCATTTCGTTTAGAGGGTTGTTTGATAGAGAAAAAATTAATGAGTTTAATTTGTTTTCTTTAAGAGAAGATGACAAATTTTTAGGAATATTTTATGGATATAGAAAACCGATACAAAATATTATAACAAGGTATGAAGAAAATGGTATTATGAAGGCATATACCTTTTCAAAAGTATGTTATATAGAATTTAGATTTCATAAGGGAAGTGTTTTTTGTTACATTAAAGGAATTGCTAAATTACTTAAAAAAGAAAAATTAGAGACGCAGTATGGTAAATTTTTGCTTGAATTAATAATAAGTTTAGAAAAACAAGTATATGAATTTTACAATAAAAAATTACCGAGTGGGGGTATTATAACAAGATGGATAGAAAAAAAGATGAAATAA
- a CDS encoding ParA family protein: protein MDRKKDEIITIASIKGGVGKSTSSIILATLLSKKYKVLLIDMDSQASTTSYYSTKIEKANIDLINQNTYEVLKANLSINKAIISIDNNLDLIPSYLTLHQFNIEPIPFKELKLKKQLKQLEADYDYIVIDTNPSLDFTLINALVVSNYVIVPMTAEKWAVESLDLFKFFVDKLDISIFIFILVTRFKKNNTHKYLLEMLQSKSNFLGTISEREDLNKRIAEDSAFDLNKDYIHEYEEALCIFFKYIQQKRNVH, encoded by the coding sequence ATGGATAGAAAAAAAGATGAAATAATCACTATTGCAAGCATTAAAGGAGGGGTTGGCAAGAGTACAAGCTCCATAATTCTTGCAACTCTTTTATCCAAAAAATATAAAGTTTTGCTGATAGATATGGATAGTCAAGCGTCTACTACTAGTTATTATTCTACTAAAATTGAAAAAGCCAATATAGATCTTATAAACCAAAATACATATGAAGTTTTAAAGGCAAATTTGAGCATTAATAAGGCTATAATTAGTATTGATAATAATTTAGACTTGATACCTAGTTATTTAACCTTGCATCAATTTAACATCGAACCAATTCCTTTCAAAGAATTGAAACTGAAAAAACAATTAAAGCAGTTGGAAGCTGATTATGATTATATAGTGATAGATACTAATCCTAGTTTAGATTTTACTTTAATAAATGCTTTGGTAGTGAGTAATTATGTTATAGTTCCAATGACAGCAGAAAAATGGGCAGTTGAAAGTTTAGATTTATTTAAATTTTTTGTGGATAAATTAGATATATCTATTTTTATTTTCATATTAGTAACAAGATTTAAAAAAAATAACACACATAAATATCTTCTTGAAATGTTACAATCAAAAAGTAATTTTTTGGGGACTATATCTGAAAGAGAGGATCTAAATAAAAGGATAGCAGAAGATAGTGCTTTTGATTTGAATAAAGATTATATACACGAGTATGAAGAAGCATTGTGTATTTTTTTTAAATATATTCAGCAAAAACGAAATGTTCACTAG
- a CDS encoding chromosome replication/partitioning protein: MYMQIKLNKRTLDDSNVTEHEKVLVHYSKLKEKLIINFKDEIYNKIETMKILKEIKDKGYYKLDGYKTFINFILNLNLAKTQVYNYLKIATAMEEGLINDDFVLKNGFNQTLFFIKNRESKTIKKSRQNLIKPLRFQLKNKESYDFYKKNVKFASFVMDKLFLSKKDLLEEFLHEFENLKI, encoded by the coding sequence ATGTATATGCAGATAAAACTTAATAAGAGAACTTTGGATGATTCTAATGTAACTGAACATGAAAAGGTGTTGGTTCATTATAGCAAATTAAAAGAAAAGTTAATTATTAATTTTAAAGATGAAATTTACAATAAAATAGAGACAATGAAAATATTAAAGGAAATTAAAGATAAAGGATATTATAAATTAGATGGATACAAGACATTTATTAATTTTATATTAAATCTTAATTTGGCAAAGACTCAGGTTTATAATTATCTAAAAATAGCAACAGCAATGGAAGAAGGTTTGATCAATGATGATTTTGTTTTAAAAAATGGATTTAATCAAACTTTATTTTTTATTAAAAATAGGGAAAGTAAGACTATAAAGAAATCAAGACAAAATTTAATAAAGCCTTTGAGATTTCAACTTAAAAATAAAGAGAGTTATGATTTTTATAAGAAAAATGTGAAATTTGCTAGTTTTGTAATGGATAAACTTTTTTTAAGTAAGAAAGATTTACTTGAAGAATTTTTACATGAATTTGAAAATTTAAAAATTTAA
- a CDS encoding Mlp family lipoprotein, with product MSKFINYLILYSTVFLYCCNKDYIPQKENFSNPTTTTHKNLPISTDKSTPIILTKEEQDRFKVLIDGLNKISELYKDRIDNNKYKNFFNWISKDTKRQKELANAFAHVYQFLRKKSIKSEILDFPQAIVNVINNAYENEFIENSHENEFYDARTSQDIEQFFRGVLEEMMQNNNNTNEKLFNFLKKELGDLTNHVAGLMGEEVYEGRLDQNQQKTLKIFSTILTEEIYRDNHIRGAKMRGKFLQLSDISIQTTLNHIDKELSKCSGNYRGRQSLKASMKEYFDKINTIDDEPQLNDEIISDFTKVVISDCGTGG from the coding sequence ATGAGCAAGTTTATAAATTACTTAATACTTTATAGCACGGTATTTTTATACTGTTGTAACAAAGATTACATTCCACAAAAAGAAAATTTTTCAAATCCGACTACAACTACTCATAAAAATTTACCAATAAGTACAGACAAATCAACGCCTATTATTCTCACTAAAGAAGAACAAGATCGATTTAAGGTTCTAATTGATGGTCTTAATAAGATATCAGAATTATATAAAGATAGAATAGATAATAACAAATATAAAAATTTTTTTAATTGGATTTCAAAAGACACAAAAAGACAAAAAGAATTAGCTAATGCATTCGCACATGTATATCAATTTTTAAGAAAAAAATCGATAAAATCAGAAATTTTAGATTTTCCTCAGGCTATAGTTAATGTTATTAACAATGCATATGAAAATGAATTCATTGAAAATTCACATGAAAATGAATTCTATGATGCTAGAACTTCTCAAGATATCGAACAATTTTTTAGAGGAGTTTTAGAGGAAATGATGCAAAACAATAATAATACAAATGAAAAACTATTTAATTTTCTTAAAAAAGAACTGGGTGATTTAACAAATCATGTAGCTGGACTTATGGGAGAAGAAGTATATGAAGGTAGATTAGATCAAAATCAACAAAAAACATTAAAAATCTTTTCTACAATCTTAACTGAGGAGATATATAGAGATAATCACATTAGAGGGGCAAAAATGAGAGGAAAATTTCTTCAATTAAGCGACATAAGTATACAAACAACATTGAATCATATAGACAAAGAATTGTCAAAATGTAGTGGAAATTATCGAGGTAGGCAATCTCTTAAAGCTTCTATGAAAGAATATTTCGACAAAATAAATACAATAGATGATGAACCACAATTAAATGATGAAATAATAAGTGACTTTACAAAAGTGGTAATCAGTGATTGTGGAACTGGAGGATAA
- a CDS encoding virulence associated lipoprotein, which translates to MLMNLLLVACGPKKYDPIGSIIKNPNGVCTDRVVDGAKSRESDSPLNNDIVDDEETLEQKVQKEIAEIKSKIPIEVTKILKFHDGTIIWNENYRSFIGPLRWRNIIDDSIGKLYYMGAPNGLFLRLRYNNGVENVPYKDLALRKEFYLALEYNDDIMKPFIYIYEILAFRVRSSYSVPLPFVDLDSEINKLKNRVTEKARNYARAYYINVYNALQYKKEKLDTLLLKDIRFLKTKLQELELAKTELKTEIIQKFVYDYNRNEVINSETKHTLKSVDATVDELASYFETRFKDFYSKSDSVITLADEIKVVLDKI; encoded by the coding sequence ATGTTAATGAATTTATTACTAGTAGCTTGTGGTCCAAAAAAATATGATCCTATTGGTAGTATTATTAAAAATCCAAATGGTGTTTGCACTGATCGTGTAGTTGATGGTGCTAAATCACGAGAGAGTGATAGTCCACTAAATAATGACATTGTTGATGATGAGGAAACTCTAGAACAAAAAGTGCAAAAAGAAATTGCAGAGATTAAAAGTAAAATTCCTATTGAAGTAACAAAAATATTAAAATTTCATGATGGTACCATCATTTGGAATGAGAATTATCGTAGTTTTATTGGACCTTTAAGGTGGCGTAATATCATAGACGATTCTATAGGCAAGCTATATTATATGGGAGCCCCCAATGGTTTGTTTTTAAGGCTTAGATATAACAATGGTGTAGAGAACGTTCCATATAAAGACCTTGCACTAAGGAAAGAATTTTACCTTGCCCTTGAATATAATGATGATATTATGAAACCTTTTATATATATTTATGAGATTTTAGCTTTTAGGGTGAGATCTTCTTATAGTGTTCCTTTGCCTTTTGTAGATTTGGATTCGGAAATAAATAAACTAAAAAACAGGGTAACCGAAAAGGCAAGAAACTATGCTAGGGCTTATTATATAAATGTATATAACGCTTTACAATATAAAAAAGAGAAACTTGATACGCTATTGCTAAAAGATATAAGATTTTTGAAGACTAAATTGCAAGAACTTGAATTAGCGAAAACAGAATTAAAAACCGAAATAATACAAAAATTTGTATATGATTACAATAGGAATGAAGTAATTAATTCAGAAACAAAGCATACTCTAAAAAGTGTTGATGCTACCGTTGATGAATTAGCATCATATTTTGAAACAAGGTTCAAAGACTTTTACTCTAAAAGTGATTCTGTTATAACTTTAGCTGATGAAATTAAAGTTGTTTTGGATAAGATTTAG
- the bdr gene encoding Bdr family repetitive protein, protein MGLIKLLIKARINRNIVVDLPSLYYKNELTYKDLEYLENNSK, encoded by the coding sequence ATGGGATTAATAAAACTACTTATTAAAGCAAGAATTAATAGAAATATTGTGGTTGATTTACCTTCCTTATATTATAAAAATGAACTTACTTATAAAGATCTTGAATACTTAGAAAATAATTCTAAGTAA
- a CDS encoding BTA121 domain-containing protein surface lipoprotein — MKNIMINVLTVLMILFSSCNLKGLLDIDVNEDLEDINLRIHLKKSEDFEEKLSDNNEILKNLLTSKFKLSDDQIKAILYFQKVVVDFAEGDQYTDSGFYKFINGLEDQVIKSLAESILCVVTEIAEIKEFIKIVKNYKKRQELHLECVKLEDDYITMLRDAYNKPIVYRCQFIEIHNQAQKDKFEVFKNRRIKALDFVSGQDTRQVIRHIKEIVDGGQFSKELSQIDKNRYFTRFIFTIMKVRSFREGLIPNLVTNILELLKIIDEVKVFIDAEKDLDKKQKMENQFNVVKKEYESVIRHAYMDPSSVTYYTSDESLLRFFDLKDLKVHKESFKLIISS; from the coding sequence TTGAAAAATATTATGATCAATGTATTAACAGTATTAATGATATTGTTTAGTAGTTGTAATTTAAAAGGATTATTGGATATCGATGTTAATGAAGACTTAGAAGATATAAATTTGCGTATTCATTTAAAAAAAAGTGAGGATTTTGAGGAGAAATTATCTGATAATAATGAAATACTTAAAAATTTGTTAACTAGCAAATTTAAGTTGTCAGATGATCAGATAAAAGCAATTTTATATTTCCAAAAAGTAGTAGTTGATTTTGCAGAAGGAGATCAGTATACTGACAGTGGATTTTATAAATTTATAAATGGTCTTGAAGATCAGGTGATAAAATCTCTTGCTGAAAGCATTTTGTGTGTTGTTACTGAAATCGCAGAAATTAAGGAATTTATTAAGATTGTCAAAAATTATAAAAAGAGACAGGAGTTACATTTAGAATGTGTAAAGCTTGAAGATGATTATATAACAATGTTAAGGGATGCGTATAATAAACCTATAGTTTATAGATGTCAGTTTATAGAGATTCATAATCAGGCTCAAAAAGATAAGTTTGAGGTGTTTAAAAATCGACGTATAAAAGCATTAGATTTTGTTTCTGGGCAAGATACTAGACAGGTTATTAGACATATCAAAGAAATTGTTGATGGTGGTCAGTTCTCTAAAGAACTTTCTCAGATAGATAAAAATAGGTATTTTACTCGGTTTATCTTTACAATTATGAAAGTTCGTTCTTTCAGAGAGGGGCTTATTCCAAATCTTGTTACAAATATTTTAGAACTTTTGAAAATAATAGATGAAGTTAAGGTGTTTATTGATGCTGAAAAAGATCTTGATAAAAAACAAAAGATGGAAAATCAATTTAATGTAGTTAAAAAAGAATATGAATCTGTGATAAGGCATGCATATATGGATCCTTCTAGTGTGACTTATTATACTTCTGATGAATCATTGCTTAGATTTTTTGACTTAAAAGATCTTAAGGTGCATAAAGAATCTTTTAAATTGATTATTTCTTCATAA